A genome region from Streptomyces antimycoticus includes the following:
- a CDS encoding glutathionylspermidine synthase family protein: MKRHTIDPRPDWQPTVEEQGVIYPLTRYPDGSLRPYWDESAYYAFSLPEVEALEEVVEELHRMSLAAAAHIVETGRFADLGIDDPRLAGLIAESWHRRAEQPSVYGRFDLRYDGASGPAKLLEYNADTPTSLVEAASAQWFWMEDRFPGADQWNSLHERLVDAWRTQAALLPPGTPLYFAHSAGDELGEDLMTVAYLRETADQAGLSTEAISMEDIGWERLSGRFVDKRFRFIRSCFKLYPWEWLATDRFGPQVLDTLDNGGGTGSTLWIEPAWKMLLSNKALLAVLWELFPDHPNLLPAYLDGPRELARTTGYVAKPLLGREGAGVTVHPPGEEPVLRDEPCCYQELAPLPDFDGNRVVLGTWVVEGEAAGLGIRESAGLVTDEYARFIPHVIL, translated from the coding sequence ATGAAGCGCCACACCATCGACCCCCGCCCCGACTGGCAGCCCACGGTGGAGGAGCAGGGGGTCATCTATCCGCTGACCCGCTACCCGGACGGCTCGCTGCGCCCCTACTGGGACGAGAGCGCCTACTACGCCTTCTCGCTGCCCGAGGTCGAGGCGCTGGAGGAGGTCGTCGAGGAGCTGCATCGGATGTCGCTGGCCGCGGCCGCTCATATCGTCGAGACCGGCCGCTTCGCCGACCTCGGCATCGACGATCCGCGGCTGGCCGGGCTGATCGCCGAGTCCTGGCACCGCAGGGCCGAACAGCCCAGCGTCTACGGCCGGTTCGATCTGCGCTACGACGGTGCTTCGGGCCCGGCGAAGCTGCTGGAGTACAACGCCGATACGCCCACCTCGCTGGTGGAGGCGGCGAGCGCCCAGTGGTTCTGGATGGAGGACCGCTTTCCGGGGGCCGACCAATGGAACTCCCTCCATGAACGGCTGGTCGACGCCTGGCGCACCCAGGCCGCGCTGCTGCCGCCGGGGACGCCCCTGTACTTCGCCCATTCGGCCGGGGACGAGCTGGGCGAGGACCTGATGACGGTGGCCTACCTCCGTGAGACGGCCGACCAGGCCGGGCTGAGCACCGAGGCGATCTCCATGGAGGACATCGGCTGGGAACGGCTGTCGGGCCGCTTCGTCGACAAGCGGTTCCGCTTCATCCGAAGCTGCTTCAAGCTCTATCCCTGGGAGTGGCTGGCCACCGACCGGTTCGGCCCGCAGGTGCTGGACACCCTCGACAACGGGGGCGGCACCGGATCCACGCTGTGGATCGAACCGGCCTGGAAGATGCTGCTGTCCAACAAGGCGCTGCTTGCCGTGTTGTGGGAGCTCTTCCCGGACCACCCCAACCTGCTGCCCGCCTACCTCGACGGCCCCCGGGAACTGGCCCGCACCACCGGCTATGTGGCCAAGCCGCTGCTCGGCCGTGAGGGGGCCGGGGTCACCGTGCACCCGCCGGGCGAGGAGCCCGTCCTGCGCGATGAGCCGTGCTGCTACCAGGAACTGGCGCCGCTGCCCGACTTCGACGGCAACCGGGTGGTGCTCGGCACCTGGGTCGTCGAGGGCGAGGCGGCGGGGCTCGGCATCCGCGAGTCGGCGGGGCTGGTGACGGATGAGTACGCGCGCTTCATCCCCCATGTGATCCTCTGA
- a CDS encoding D-alanyl-D-alanine carboxypeptidase family protein: MGTAPDTSTRGSAVNTSALLSLSSATPGTFTSVPTPSFTSTHVRDRTRKSTGKSTRESSRRTPARRAAAPLAATAAALLLCGPLAAAPAHAADQPGGATDAVKPPAHMSTVGGKRLGRPGTQVDPKAGAPALPKELSGKSWLVADAESGDVLASHNAHWQLPPASTLKMLFADTLLPKMPKTKTHKVQLSDLEGMGEGSSLVGVKENYTYSVHDLWLGVFLRSGNDAVHVLSAMNGGVPATVREMQAHAKHLNARDTHVVTPDGYDEKGQVSSAYDLTLFARSGLQKADFREYCSTATAQFPGTFEKGKKKRSSFGIQNTNRLLTGFGVEPYKGIAGVKNGNTTNAGATFTGVAQRGSRVLLVTVMNPQEKEANEVYKETARLFDWGFKAAGSVNPVGTLVRPGAAGASHPSDGGENGHKHAQASVSTDDGGSGGAWTAVGIAGGSLALLGAVAFGVHRRWPLPELVRRRSRD, encoded by the coding sequence ATGGGCACGGCCCCGGATACCTCCACGCGGGGGTCTGCCGTCAATACGTCGGCGCTGCTGTCGCTCTCCTCAGCGACGCCAGGTACGTTCACCTCCGTGCCCACACCTTCCTTCACCAGCACTCACGTCCGAGACCGCACCCGTAAGAGCACCGGCAAGAGCACCCGCGAGAGCAGTCGCCGTACCCCCGCCCGGCGCGCCGCCGCGCCGCTGGCCGCCACTGCCGCCGCCCTCCTGCTGTGCGGGCCGCTCGCCGCCGCCCCGGCGCACGCCGCCGATCAGCCGGGCGGCGCCACCGACGCGGTCAAGCCGCCCGCCCATATGTCCACGGTGGGCGGGAAGCGGCTCGGTCGCCCCGGCACCCAGGTGGACCCCAAGGCGGGCGCGCCCGCGCTGCCCAAGGAGCTCAGCGGAAAGTCCTGGCTGGTGGCCGACGCCGAGTCCGGTGATGTGCTCGCCTCGCACAACGCCCACTGGCAGCTTCCGCCCGCGTCCACGCTGAAGATGCTGTTCGCGGACACGCTGCTGCCGAAGATGCCGAAGACGAAGACCCACAAGGTGCAGCTGTCCGACCTGGAGGGGATGGGTGAGGGCAGCAGCCTGGTCGGGGTCAAGGAGAACTACACCTACTCGGTCCACGACCTGTGGCTCGGCGTCTTCCTGCGCTCGGGCAACGACGCGGTGCATGTGCTGTCGGCCATGAACGGCGGTGTCCCGGCGACCGTAAGGGAGATGCAGGCACACGCGAAGCATCTGAACGCGCGCGACACCCATGTGGTCACACCGGACGGCTACGACGAGAAGGGCCAGGTCAGCAGCGCGTACGACCTGACCCTCTTCGCCCGCTCGGGGCTGCAGAAGGCGGACTTCCGGGAGTACTGCTCGACGGCGACCGCGCAGTTCCCCGGCACGTTCGAAAAGGGCAAGAAGAAGCGCTCCAGCTTCGGCATCCAGAACACCAACCGGCTGCTGACCGGCTTCGGCGTCGAGCCCTACAAGGGCATCGCCGGGGTCAAGAACGGCAACACCACGAACGCGGGCGCCACCTTCACCGGGGTCGCCCAGCGCGGAAGCCGGGTGCTGCTGGTCACCGTCATGAATCCGCAGGAGAAGGAGGCGAACGAGGTCTACAAGGAGACCGCGAGGCTCTTCGACTGGGGCTTCAAGGCGGCGGGCTCGGTGAACCCGGTCGGCACCCTCGTCCGCCCGGGCGCGGCGGGCGCGAGCCACCCCTCGGACGGCGGCGAGAACGGCCATAAGCACGCCCAGGCGTCCGTCTCCACGGACGACGGGGGCTCCGGCGGGGCGTGGACCGCGGTGGGCATCGCGGGCGGCTCCCTGGCGCTGCTGGGCGCGGTGGCCTTCGGGGTGCACCGCCGCTGGCCGCTGCCGGAGCTGGTCCGGCGCCGCTCGCGCGACTGA
- a CDS encoding SDR family NAD(P)-dependent oxidoreductase: MKDVVGSPQSVLVLGGTSEIALATVRRLISRRARTVWLAGRPSPALESAARQLRDLGADTLTVPFDALAPEAHEVTLGKVFAEGDIDLVLLAFGVLGVQARDETDPPAAVRVAQTNYTGAVSSALICANAMRRQGHGSLVVLSSAAAGRVRRADFIHASAKAGLDAFAQGLGEALRGTGVHVMVVRPGFVRTKLTAGLRPAPLATTPQAVAEAIEEGLRRRTAIVWAPAALRLTMAARRLLPRRAP; encoded by the coding sequence ATGAAGGACGTGGTCGGTTCCCCGCAGTCGGTGCTCGTCCTCGGCGGCACGTCCGAGATCGCCCTGGCGACCGTCCGCCGCCTGATCAGCCGTCGCGCCCGTACGGTCTGGCTGGCCGGCCGCCCCTCCCCCGCCCTGGAGTCGGCCGCCCGGCAACTGCGGGACCTCGGTGCCGACACCCTTACGGTGCCCTTCGACGCGCTGGCCCCCGAGGCCCACGAGGTGACCTTGGGCAAGGTCTTCGCCGAGGGCGACATCGACCTGGTGCTGCTGGCCTTCGGCGTCCTGGGCGTCCAGGCGCGCGACGAGACCGATCCCCCGGCGGCGGTCCGCGTCGCACAGACCAACTACACCGGCGCCGTCTCCTCGGCCCTGATCTGCGCCAACGCCATGCGCCGCCAGGGCCACGGCTCGCTGGTGGTGCTCTCCTCGGCCGCCGCGGGACGGGTCCGCCGCGCCGACTTCATCCACGCCTCCGCCAAAGCTGGGCTCGACGCGTTCGCGCAGGGGCTGGGCGAGGCGCTGCGCGGCACGGGCGTCCATGTGATGGTCGTCCGCCCCGGCTTCGTCCGTACGAAGCTCACGGCCGGACTGCGCCCCGCACCGCTGGCCACCACGCCCCAGGCGGTCGCCGAGGCCATCGAGGAGGGGCTGCGGCGGCGCACCGCGATCGTCTGGGCACCGGCCGCGCTGCGGCTGACAATGGCGGCACGCCGCCTGCTGCCCCGGCGGGCCCCGTAG
- a CDS encoding 2'-5' RNA ligase family protein has protein sequence MGTVTLGVSIAVPEPYGSFLQERRAGFGDPAAHGIPTHVTLLPPTEVDTSALPAVEDHLARVAAEGRPFPMRLEGTGTFRPLSPVVFVRIVEGAEECAVLQERIRVESGPCARELQFPYHPHVTIAHGIDEEAMDRAFVELKEYEAAWTITGFALYEQGEDGVWRLDREYPFGSDELPDGASPVVPRQADLSRPAAPH, from the coding sequence GTGGGGACCGTAACGCTCGGCGTTTCGATCGCGGTCCCGGAGCCGTACGGCAGCTTCCTCCAGGAGCGGCGCGCGGGCTTCGGGGACCCGGCCGCCCATGGCATCCCCACTCACGTCACCCTTCTGCCGCCGACCGAGGTCGACACCTCGGCGCTGCCCGCCGTGGAGGACCATCTGGCCCGGGTCGCGGCCGAGGGGCGGCCGTTCCCGATGCGGCTGGAGGGCACCGGCACCTTCCGGCCGCTCTCGCCGGTCGTCTTCGTCAGGATCGTCGAGGGCGCGGAGGAGTGCGCGGTGCTGCAGGAGCGGATCCGGGTGGAGTCCGGGCCGTGCGCGCGGGAGCTGCAGTTCCCGTACCACCCGCATGTCACGATCGCCCACGGCATCGACGAGGAGGCGATGGACCGGGCGTTCGTCGAGCTCAAGGAGTACGAGGCCGCCTGGACGATCACCGGCTTCGCGCTGTACGAGCAGGGGGAGGACGGGGTCTGGCGGCTGGACCGTGAGTACCCGTTCGGGTCGGATGAACTGCCGGACGGGGCTTCGCCCGTGGTGCCTCGTCAGGCTGATCTCTCGCGTCCGGCGGCGCCCCACTAG
- a CDS encoding SCO4848 family membrane protein, producing the protein MKLSRPVSWFLLAFGVWSWVIWFTFVKNLWKDASGLAFDDSGDPTTYFWVHLLLAITSFLLGTAIGVIGLRGVRALRRNDASE; encoded by the coding sequence ATGAAGCTCAGCCGCCCCGTGTCCTGGTTCCTGCTCGCCTTCGGGGTCTGGAGCTGGGTCATCTGGTTCACCTTTGTCAAAAATTTGTGGAAGGACGCCAGCGGACTCGCCTTCGACGACTCCGGCGACCCCACCACGTACTTTTGGGTGCATCTGCTGCTCGCGATCACCTCGTTTCTCTTGGGGACGGCGATCGGGGTCATCGGGTTGCGTGGGGTGCGCGCTCTGCGTCGAAACGACGCCTCCGAGTAG
- the rocD gene encoding ornithine--oxo-acid transaminase codes for MGPGRSAERAIAAAEAHGAHNYHPLPVVVASAEGAWMTDVEGRRYLDLLAGYSALNFGHRNRRLIEAAKAQLDRVTLTSRAFHHDRFGAFCSELAELCGMEMVLPMNTGAEAMETAIKTARKWGYRIKGVPDGRARIIAAGNNFHGRTITLISCATDPEARADHGPFTPGFSIVPYGELAAMEAALDAAPEETVAVLLEPIQGEAGVVVPPPGYLAGVRELTRERNVLFIADEIQSGLGRTGTTFACEHEGVVPDVYVLGKALGGGVVPVSAVVSSREVVGVHRPGEHGSTFGGSPLACAIALEVIAMVRTGEFQRRSATLGELLHRELGLLLGRGVEQVRGRGLWAGVDIHPSRGTGRQIAERLMDRRVLVKDTHGATIRIAPPLVIGEEDLEWALDQLRAVLAE; via the coding sequence ATGGGACCGGGACGCTCCGCGGAGCGGGCCATCGCCGCCGCCGAGGCCCATGGCGCGCACAACTACCATCCGCTGCCGGTCGTCGTCGCGTCCGCCGAAGGCGCCTGGATGACCGATGTCGAGGGCCGCCGGTATCTCGATCTGCTCGCCGGATACTCGGCGCTCAACTTCGGGCATCGCAACCGCCGGCTGATCGAGGCCGCCAAGGCGCAGCTGGACCGGGTCACCCTCACCTCTCGCGCGTTTCACCACGACCGCTTCGGCGCCTTCTGCTCCGAGCTGGCCGAGCTGTGCGGCATGGAGATGGTGCTGCCCATGAACACGGGGGCGGAGGCGATGGAGACGGCCATCAAGACCGCCCGCAAATGGGGCTACCGGATCAAGGGCGTACCGGACGGCCGGGCCAGGATCATCGCCGCCGGGAACAACTTCCACGGCCGGACGATCACCCTCATCAGCTGCGCCACCGATCCGGAGGCCCGTGCCGACCATGGCCCCTTCACCCCCGGGTTCTCGATCGTGCCGTACGGGGAGCTGGCGGCGATGGAGGCGGCGCTCGACGCCGCGCCCGAGGAGACGGTCGCCGTGCTGCTGGAGCCGATCCAGGGCGAGGCCGGGGTGGTGGTGCCGCCGCCCGGCTATCTGGCCGGGGTCCGGGAGCTGACCCGGGAGCGGAATGTGCTGTTCATCGCCGATGAGATCCAGTCGGGCCTCGGGCGCACCGGCACCACCTTCGCCTGTGAGCACGAGGGGGTGGTCCCCGATGTCTATGTGCTGGGCAAGGCGCTGGGCGGCGGGGTGGTGCCGGTGTCGGCGGTGGTGTCCTCACGTGAGGTGGTCGGGGTGCACCGCCCCGGGGAGCACGGCTCCACCTTCGGCGGCAGCCCGCTCGCCTGCGCGATCGCCTTGGAGGTCATCGCCATGGTGCGGACCGGGGAGTTCCAGCGGCGCTCGGCCACGCTGGGCGAGCTGCTCCACCGGGAGCTGGGGCTGCTCCTGGGAAGGGGAGTTGAGCAGGTGCGTGGCCGGGGGCTGTGGGCGGGGGTGGACATCCATCCGTCACGGGGCACCGGGCGGCAGATCGCCGAGCGGCTCATGGACCGCAGAGTGCTGGTCAAGGACACCCATGGCGCCACTATCCGGATCGCCCCGCCCCTGGTGATCGGCGAGGAGGATCTGGAGTGGGCGCTGGACCAACTCAGGGCGGTGCTGGCCGAATGA
- a CDS encoding metallophosphoesterase: protein MVVLYVLIALAVVGLLTGVHWYVWRRLVGDTTARGGWVRRTGTAAAFVLPLMSVGAVISGRAGAPFPLQRVLAWPGYLWLALLLYLTLALLVGEAVRPLLGAWLGRRKPAEPADVRSTEGPAAAADEAAAGRTADAGSAATVVAPAPVAVRTDGPAPAASRRLFVARAVAVGATAVAAGTVGYGTYTVLRGPRVKRITVPLAKLPRRAHGFRIAVVSDIHLGPILGRAHTQRVVEAVNRTNPDLIAVVGDLVDGSVADLGPAAEPLRALRARHGSYFVTGNHEYYSGADAWLDHVRELGLRPLENERTELPGFDLAGVNDVAGESEGQGPDFGKALGGRDRSRASVLLAHQPVVIHDAVKAGVDLQLSGHTHGGQLWPGTYVAELANPTAAGLERYGDTQLYVTRGAGAWGPPVRVGAPPDVTVVELASTRT from the coding sequence ATGGTCGTGCTCTACGTCCTGATCGCGCTGGCCGTCGTTGGTCTGCTGACCGGCGTCCACTGGTACGTGTGGCGGCGGCTGGTCGGCGACACGACGGCGCGCGGGGGGTGGGTGCGCCGTACGGGCACGGCGGCCGCCTTCGTGCTGCCGCTGATGAGCGTCGGCGCGGTGATCTCGGGCCGCGCGGGCGCGCCCTTCCCGCTCCAGCGTGTGCTGGCCTGGCCGGGCTACCTCTGGCTCGCCCTGCTCCTGTACCTGACCCTGGCCCTGCTCGTGGGCGAGGCGGTACGGCCTCTGCTGGGCGCTTGGCTCGGCCGTCGCAAGCCCGCCGAACCCGCTGATGTGCGGTCGACCGAGGGCCCCGCGGCGGCCGCGGATGAGGCTGCCGCCGGGCGGACGGCGGACGCCGGTTCGGCGGCGACCGTCGTCGCCCCCGCTCCGGTGGCTGTCCGCACGGACGGTCCGGCGCCCGCCGCCTCCCGGCGGCTGTTTGTCGCCCGGGCCGTGGCCGTCGGGGCCACTGCCGTGGCTGCCGGAACGGTGGGGTACGGGACGTACACCGTGCTGCGCGGGCCGCGGGTCAAGAGGATCACTGTGCCGCTCGCCAAGCTGCCGCGCCGGGCGCACGGCTTCCGGATCGCCGTCGTCAGCGATATCCACCTCGGGCCGATCCTGGGCCGCGCCCACACCCAGCGGGTCGTCGAGGCGGTCAACCGCACCAACCCCGACCTCATCGCCGTCGTCGGCGACCTCGTGGACGGCAGTGTCGCGGACCTCGGCCCGGCCGCCGAGCCGCTGCGCGCGCTGCGCGCCCGCCACGGCAGCTACTTCGTCACCGGCAACCACGAGTACTACTCGGGCGCCGACGCGTGGCTGGATCATGTGCGTGAGCTGGGTCTGCGGCCTCTGGAGAACGAGCGCACCGAGCTGCCCGGCTTCGATCTCGCCGGGGTGAACGACGTCGCGGGCGAGAGCGAGGGCCAGGGCCCCGACTTCGGCAAGGCGCTCGGCGGCCGCGACCGATCGCGTGCCTCCGTGCTGCTCGCCCATCAGCCGGTGGTGATCCACGACGCGGTGAAGGCGGGCGTCGATCTCCAGCTGTCCGGCCACACCCACGGCGGTCAGCTCTGGCCCGGCACCTATGTGGCCGAGCTCGCCAACCCGACCGCCGCCGGTCTCGAGCGGTACGGCGACACCCAGCTCTATGTGACCCGCGGCGCGGGCGCCTGGGGCCCGCCGGTACGGGTCGGGGCGCCGCCGGACGTCACCGTGGTGGAGCTTGCCTCGACCCGTACCTGA
- the trpS gene encoding tryptophan--tRNA ligase, translated as MALDRPRALSGIQPTAGSFHLGNYLGAIRQYVALQETHDAFYTVVDLHAITVPQDPAELRANSRLAAAQLLASGLDPDRCTLFIQSHVPEHAQLGWVMNCLTGFGEASRMTQFKDKSARHGADRATVGLFTYPILQVADILLYQANHVPVGEDQRQHIELTRDLADRFNGRFGETFTVPEAYIVKETGKIYDLQDPTIKMSKSASTPKGIVSLLDEPKVSAKKIKSAVTDLETEIRYDEEKKPGVSNLLTIYSTLTGTAIPELERRYEGKGYGALKTELSEVLLEWVTPFRERTQEYLADPATLDGILAKGAEKARAVAAETLAAAYDKVGFLPAVR; from the coding sequence ATGGCCCTCGATCGTCCCCGTGCGCTCTCCGGTATCCAGCCCACCGCAGGTTCCTTCCACCTCGGCAACTACCTCGGTGCGATCCGGCAGTACGTCGCGCTGCAGGAGACCCACGACGCGTTCTACACCGTGGTCGACCTGCACGCGATCACCGTGCCGCAGGATCCGGCGGAGCTGCGCGCCAACAGCCGGCTCGCCGCCGCCCAGCTGCTCGCCTCCGGCCTGGACCCGGACCGCTGCACGCTCTTCATCCAGAGCCATGTGCCCGAGCACGCCCAGCTCGGGTGGGTGATGAACTGTCTCACCGGCTTCGGCGAGGCGTCCCGGATGACGCAGTTCAAGGACAAGTCGGCCAGGCACGGCGCCGACCGGGCCACCGTCGGCCTCTTCACCTATCCGATCCTGCAGGTCGCGGACATCCTGCTCTACCAGGCCAACCACGTCCCGGTCGGCGAGGACCAGCGCCAGCACATCGAGCTCACCCGGGATCTGGCCGACCGCTTCAACGGCCGCTTCGGCGAGACCTTCACCGTCCCCGAGGCGTACATCGTCAAGGAGACCGGGAAGATCTACGACCTCCAGGACCCGACGATCAAGATGAGCAAGTCGGCGTCCACACCGAAGGGCATCGTCAGCCTCCTCGACGAGCCCAAGGTCTCCGCGAAGAAGATCAAGAGCGCGGTGACCGACCTCGAGACGGAGATCCGCTACGACGAGGAGAAGAAGCCGGGCGTCAGCAATCTGCTGACCATCTACTCCACCCTGACCGGCACCGCCATCCCGGAGTTGGAGCGCCGTTACGAGGGCAAGGGCTACGGCGCGCTCAAGACCGAGCTCTCCGAGGTGCTTCTGGAGTGGGTCACGCCGTTCCGCGAGCGGACCCAGGAATACCTCGCCGACCCCGCGACGTTGGACGGAATCCTGGCCAAGGGCGCCGAGAAGGCCCGAGCCGTCGCCGCCGAGACGCTGGCCGCCGCCTACGACAAGGTGGGCTTCCTGCCCGCGGTGCGCTGA
- a CDS encoding carboxymuconolactone decarboxylase family protein — protein sequence MTSGTSHAHGPRMEFAKAAPEVYKAMVSLDTAARKGVDPALAELVRTRASQLNHCAFCIDMHTKDARAAGESEERLYLLNAWEEAGDLYTEKEQAALALTEAVTVLTDGFVPDEVYERAAKHFEEQELAQVIALIFTINAWNRIGVTTRMTPGAYKPADH from the coding sequence ATGACGAGCGGAACTTCTCATGCGCATGGCCCCCGGATGGAGTTCGCCAAGGCGGCCCCCGAGGTCTACAAAGCCATGGTCAGCCTGGACACGGCCGCCCGGAAGGGCGTGGACCCGGCGCTGGCCGAGCTGGTCAGGACGCGTGCCTCGCAGCTCAACCACTGCGCCTTCTGCATCGACATGCACACCAAGGACGCCCGCGCGGCGGGAGAGTCCGAGGAGCGCCTGTACCTCCTCAACGCCTGGGAGGAGGCCGGCGACCTCTACACCGAGAAGGAGCAGGCCGCCCTCGCCCTGACCGAGGCCGTGACCGTCCTGACCGACGGCTTCGTCCCCGACGAGGTCTACGAGCGCGCCGCCAAGCACTTCGAGGAGCAGGAGCTGGCGCAGGTGATCGCCCTGATCTTCACCATCAACGCCTGGAACCGCATCGGTGTGACCACCCGTATGACCCCCGGCGCCTACAAGCCCGCCGACCACTGA
- a CDS encoding YihY/virulence factor BrkB family protein: MESLTRLPVVGPAMAWLMRTHAWRTYERLDRVHWTRLAAAITFTSFIAFFPLIAVGAAIGAATLSHSQMAQLQKKIAQQIPGISGQLDLGGLVQNAATIGVVAGALLLFTGISWVGSLRECLRAVWGLEEDPGNPLVRKVKDGFVLIGLGGVALVSFAVSALAATAVGRISRLIGIPENGIGGWLLRIAAFAIAVCADLVLLSYVLTWLPGVQPPRRTVVVAALIGAIGFELLKVLLSSYLKDVAAKSMYGAFGVPIALLLWMNFTAKLTLYCAAWTATPPAAQAEHEAEWAAEADKAQPSEPDKAEPSEPDRARPSEPEVGKHRACGPEGPQAAA; encoded by the coding sequence ATGGAATCGTTGACCCGGCTGCCTGTCGTCGGCCCCGCGATGGCCTGGCTGATGCGCACCCATGCCTGGCGTACCTACGAACGGCTGGACCGCGTCCACTGGACCCGGCTCGCCGCCGCGATCACCTTCACCAGCTTCATTGCCTTCTTCCCGCTCATCGCCGTCGGCGCGGCCATCGGCGCGGCGACGCTCAGCCACTCGCAGATGGCCCAGTTGCAGAAGAAGATCGCCCAGCAGATCCCCGGTATCTCCGGCCAGCTCGACCTGGGCGGACTCGTCCAGAACGCCGCCACGATCGGAGTCGTCGCGGGCGCCCTGCTGCTGTTCACCGGCATCAGCTGGGTGGGCTCGCTGCGCGAGTGCCTGCGCGCCGTATGGGGGCTGGAGGAGGACCCCGGCAACCCGCTGGTGCGCAAGGTCAAGGACGGCTTCGTGCTGATCGGGCTGGGCGGTGTGGCGCTCGTGTCGTTCGCCGTGTCCGCCCTGGCCGCCACCGCCGTGGGCCGGATCTCCCGGCTGATCGGCATCCCCGAGAACGGGATCGGCGGCTGGCTGCTGCGGATCGCCGCGTTCGCCATCGCCGTCTGCGCCGACCTCGTGCTGCTGAGCTACGTCCTGACCTGGCTCCCCGGCGTGCAGCCGCCCCGCCGTACGGTCGTGGTCGCCGCGCTCATCGGCGCGATCGGCTTCGAACTGCTCAAGGTGCTGCTCAGCAGCTATCTGAAGGACGTGGCGGCCAAGAGCATGTACGGGGCGTTCGGGGTGCCCATCGCCCTGCTCCTATGGATGAACTTCACCGCGAAACTCACGCTGTACTGCGCCGCCTGGACCGCCACCCCGCCCGCCGCCCAGGCCGAGCACGAGGCCGAATGGGCGGCCGAGGCGGACAAGGCTCAGCCGTCCGAGCCGGACAAGGCCGAGCCGTCCGAGCCGGACCGCGCCCGGCCGTCCGAGCCGGAGGTCGGAAAGCACCGCGCCTGCGGGCCCGAAGGCCCGCAGGCGGCGGCGTGA
- the glyA gene encoding serine hydroxymethyltransferase produces the protein MSLPLTHPALSAADPELASLIGSEELLQSETLRLIPSENYVSAAVLEASGTVLQNKYSEGYAGRRYYEGQQVIDQVETLAINRAKAVFGTEHANVQPYSGSPANLAVYLAFAQPGDTVMGMSLPMGGHLTHGWGVSATGTWFRGVQYGVRQDTGAIDFDQVRELALEERPKLIFCGGTAVPRTIDFAAFAEIAREVDAVLVADIAHIAGLIAGGAHPSPVPYADVISTTTHKTLRGPRGAMLMARETHAKAIDKAVFPGLQGGPHNQTTAAIAVALHEAAQPAFRDYAHAVVANAKALAEELLARGFDLVSGGTDNHLILMDLTPKEVPGKVAAKALDQAGIVVNYNTVPYDPRKPFDPSGVRIGTPSLTSRGLSTEHMPAVADWIDRGVTAAKSGDQGALIKIRAEVSELMAAYPAPGLPTG, from the coding sequence ATGAGCCTGCCCCTGACCCACCCCGCCCTGTCGGCCGCCGACCCCGAACTCGCCTCCCTCATCGGCTCCGAGGAGCTGCTGCAGTCCGAGACCCTGCGCCTGATCCCGAGCGAGAACTATGTCTCCGCCGCCGTCCTGGAAGCCTCCGGGACGGTGCTGCAGAACAAATACAGCGAGGGCTACGCCGGCCGCCGCTACTACGAGGGCCAGCAGGTCATCGACCAGGTGGAGACCCTGGCGATCAACCGGGCCAAGGCCGTCTTCGGCACCGAGCACGCCAATGTGCAGCCCTACTCCGGCTCGCCCGCCAACCTCGCGGTCTATCTGGCCTTCGCCCAGCCCGGTGACACCGTGATGGGCATGTCACTGCCCATGGGCGGTCATCTCACCCACGGCTGGGGCGTCTCCGCCACCGGCACCTGGTTCCGCGGCGTCCAGTACGGGGTGCGCCAGGACACCGGCGCGATCGACTTCGACCAGGTGCGCGAGCTGGCCCTCGAGGAGCGGCCCAAGCTGATCTTCTGCGGTGGCACGGCGGTGCCCCGCACGATCGACTTCGCCGCTTTCGCGGAGATCGCCCGCGAGGTGGACGCGGTGCTCGTCGCCGATATCGCGCATATCGCCGGCCTGATCGCGGGCGGCGCCCACCCCTCGCCCGTTCCGTATGCCGATGTCATCTCCACCACCACTCATAAGACGCTCCGAGGCCCGCGCGGCGCCATGCTGATGGCGCGCGAGACCCATGCCAAGGCCATCGACAAGGCCGTCTTCCCCGGGCTGCAGGGCGGTCCGCACAACCAGACCACCGCCGCCATCGCGGTGGCCCTGCACGAGGCCGCCCAGCCCGCCTTCCGTGACTACGCCCATGCCGTCGTCGCCAACGCCAAGGCGCTCGCCGAGGAACTGCTCGCCCGCGGCTTCGATCTGGTCTCCGGCGGCACCGACAACCATCTGATCCTGATGGACCTGACGCCCAAGGAGGTGCCGGGCAAGGTCGCGGCCAAGGCCCTGGACCAGGCCGGGATCGTGGTGAACTACAACACCGTCCCCTACGACCCGCGCAAGCCCTTCGATCCCTCCGGCGTCCGGATCGGCACCCCCTCCCTCACCTCGCGCGGTCTGTCCACCGAGCACATGCCCGCCGTGGCCGACTGGATCGACCGCGGGGTGACCGCCGCGAAGAGCGGTGACCAGGGCGCCCTCATCAAGATCAGGGCCGAGGTGTCCGAGCTGATGGCGGCCTACCCGGCTCCCGGCCTGCCGACCGGCTGA